In Candidatus Bathyarchaeota archaeon, one genomic interval encodes:
- a CDS encoding RNA-binding protein (forms a homotrimeric complex that covers the face of the exosome RNA-processing complex; involved in substrate/cofactor recruitment and regulated processing), whose protein sequence is MPTFYENKQLVTPGDLLAEGNYVAGENAYAEDGKIYSTQLGLVDYEEQRVHVVALRAFYIPYIGDTVIGKVVDVGFSGWMLDINAPYFAMLRASDVLDRPFKPQKNDLFSIFNIGDLIIAKVVAYNRTRDPLLTVGDPGLGKITRGQIVEVTPTKIPRLIGRQGSMISMLKRETGCHITLGQNGLVLVSGKTLEDERLAIMAIRKIDQEAHTSGLTDRVTKMIQKEKGGVKHAQKDN, encoded by the coding sequence TTGCCCACCTTTTATGAGAATAAACAACTTGTAACGCCAGGAGATTTGCTTGCCGAAGGTAATTACGTGGCTGGCGAAAATGCGTACGCGGAAGATGGCAAAATTTATTCTACTCAACTTGGGCTTGTGGACTATGAAGAGCAAAGAGTTCACGTCGTTGCCCTAAGGGCGTTTTACATCCCTTACATTGGAGATACAGTTATTGGAAAAGTAGTTGACGTAGGCTTCAGTGGCTGGATGTTGGATATCAACGCCCCCTACTTTGCAATGCTCCGAGCGTCAGACGTACTTGACCGCCCGTTTAAACCACAGAAAAACGATTTGTTCTCTATCTTCAATATAGGTGATCTTATCATTGCCAAAGTAGTTGCATACAACCGAACACGCGACCCCCTACTTACTGTCGGTGACCCCGGTCTCGGGAAGATCACGCGCGGACAAATCGTGGAAGTTACCCCCACAAAAATTCCGCGACTTATTGGAAGACAAGGTTCAATGATAAGTATGCTGAAAAGAGAAACAGGGTGTCACATCACTCTTGGTCAAAACGGATTGGTTCTCGTTAGCGGCAAAACTCTTGAAGATGAACGACTCGCGATTATGGCCATTCGCAAGATCGATCAAGAAGCCCACACAAGCGGGTTAACGGATCGCGTAACGAAAATGATTCAGAAGGAAAAGGGAGGTGTTAAACATGCCCAGAAAGACAACTAA
- a CDS encoding exosome complex exonuclease Rrp41, which produces MPRKTTKKLIDKNGIRADGRKLDELRPIKIEAGVIRNADGSAYIEQGKNKILVGVYGPKEVHPKHLTLLDRALLRCRYHMAPFSVDERKRPAPSRREQELSKVITWAIEPSIFLEHFPRTSIDVFIEVLQANGGTRCAGITAASVALADAGIPMRDLVAACAAGKVEGHLVLDLMDVEDKMGEADLPLALMPNLNAITLLQMDGGLTTEEFEQVMGLALTGCKQIHTLQKEALKARYIAVKKAVEKQ; this is translated from the coding sequence ATGCCCAGAAAGACAACTAAAAAATTAATCGACAAAAATGGCATTCGAGCAGATGGAAGAAAACTAGATGAGTTAAGACCAATAAAAATCGAGGCTGGTGTAATTAGAAACGCCGACGGTTCCGCCTACATTGAGCAGGGTAAGAACAAGATTCTCGTCGGAGTGTACGGCCCCAAGGAGGTTCATCCCAAACATTTAACCCTGCTGGACCGCGCCTTGCTCCGTTGCCGCTATCATATGGCACCGTTTTCAGTTGATGAGAGGAAAAGACCAGCTCCCTCAAGAAGGGAACAGGAACTCTCCAAGGTGATTACATGGGCCATTGAGCCGTCCATTTTTCTTGAACATTTTCCACGAACATCCATAGACGTTTTCATTGAAGTTTTGCAAGCAAACGGCGGAACTAGATGCGCGGGCATTACTGCTGCCTCTGTAGCGTTAGCGGACGCTGGAATTCCTATGAGAGATTTGGTTGCGGCGTGTGCGGCTGGAAAAGTAGAAGGACATCTAGTGCTTGATTTGATGGATGTTGAGGACAAAATGGGTGAAGCGGATTTACCTTTGGCGCTGATGCCAAATTTGAACGCCATAACGTTACTTCAGATGGATGGGGGACTAACGACGGAAGAATTTGAGCAAGTGATGGGCCTTGCTCTTACCGGATGCAAGCAAATACACACTCTTCAAAAGGAAGCTTTAAAGGCGAGGTACATCGCTGTTAAGAAGGCGGTAGAAAAACAATGA
- a CDS encoding exosome complex protein Rrp42, giving the protein MTQIIIPHITQKQIVQAISDGKRLDGRGLTDYREVQLEAGIIGSAEGSARVRLGKTEVLVGIKIEVGAPFSDIPNEGVLTVNAELVPLASPTFETGPPGKEAIELARVVDRGIRESKAIALEKLCAIPKKKVFIIFIDIYVLNHDGNLIDASALAALAALLNTKMFKYQVKDGEIEIKPGYTQLPIRNHPIAVTLAKINEKLVVDPELGEEQVMDTRLTMTIEKDGKICAMQKGGSGYFTTQQIMEAAKIAQEKSIELRKLMVKG; this is encoded by the coding sequence ATGACCCAGATCATAATTCCCCATATAACGCAGAAGCAAATTGTTCAAGCCATCTCTGACGGGAAGCGACTGGATGGACGGGGATTGACTGATTATCGCGAAGTTCAACTGGAGGCAGGTATCATTGGGAGCGCTGAAGGTTCAGCTCGCGTGCGCCTAGGCAAAACCGAAGTACTTGTTGGAATAAAAATCGAAGTTGGTGCACCGTTTTCCGACATACCCAACGAAGGAGTACTCACGGTTAATGCTGAGCTTGTACCACTGGCATCACCCACATTTGAAACAGGACCACCAGGCAAAGAAGCGATAGAACTTGCAAGAGTCGTTGACCGCGGCATACGAGAGTCCAAGGCAATTGCGCTAGAGAAGCTATGTGCTATCCCTAAAAAGAAAGTTTTCATAATCTTCATCGACATTTACGTTCTGAACCACGACGGAAATCTTATAGACGCCTCAGCCCTAGCAGCACTTGCCGCGTTGCTTAACACAAAGATGTTTAAATATCAAGTGAAAGACGGCGAAATCGAGATAAAGCCTGGATACACTCAACTTCCAATAAGAAACCATCCAATAGCTGTTACGCTTGCTAAAATCAACGAGAAGCTTGTAGTGGACCCTGAACTCGGAGAGGAACAAGTTATGGATACCCGCCTCACAATGACCATAGAAAAAGACGGAAAAATTTGTGCAATGCAGAAAGGTGGCAGCGGCTATTTCACGACGCAACAAATCATGGAAGCCGCAAAGATAGCCCAAGAAAAAAGTATAGAATTACGAAAGCTTATGGTGAAAGGCTGA
- a CDS encoding 50S ribosomal protein L37ae codes for MGGRTKKVGSTRGFGARYGSSVRKRYVKVLSEMKKAHRCPKCGFGSVRRKSVGVWNCKKCGLTFTGGAYIPVTKLGIIAKRSAKGLPSPETPEVLVAEERE; via the coding sequence ATGGGAGGACGAACCAAAAAGGTTGGTTCAACGAGAGGATTCGGGGCTCGCTACGGCTCGAGTGTTAGAAAAAGATACGTCAAAGTGCTTTCGGAAATGAAAAAAGCCCACAGATGCCCCAAATGCGGCTTTGGTTCGGTTCGAAGAAAAAGCGTAGGCGTCTGGAACTGTAAAAAATGCGGTCTAACATTCACGGGCGGCGCTTACATCCCAGTCACAAAGCTTGGCATCATAGCGAAGCGTTCAGCTAAGGGGCTACCATCTCCAGAAACCCCGGAGGTTCTCGTTGCAGAGGAAAGAGAGTGA
- a CDS encoding prefoldin subunit beta codes for MSRLPPQVQQRLLRLQQLQQTLQAVLTQKQQLELEFTEVEQALSELEKLTDSATIYKSIGSLLVKAKKGKVTTELNERKDLLNMRINVLGKQEERLRTQVKDLQTKLQRDLRPLSPPPP; via the coding sequence ATTTCTAGGCTTCCACCTCAAGTTCAACAGCGGTTGTTGAGGCTTCAGCAGTTACAGCAGACATTGCAGGCGGTTCTAACGCAGAAGCAGCAGCTTGAGTTGGAGTTTACTGAGGTGGAGCAGGCGTTAAGCGAGTTGGAGAAACTGACCGACTCCGCGACAATTTACAAGTCCATTGGTTCGCTTTTAGTGAAGGCGAAGAAAGGTAAGGTGACAACTGAACTGAATGAACGGAAAGACCTTCTTAACATGAGGATTAACGTTCTGGGTAAACAGGAGGAGCGGCTACGGACCCAAGTGAAGGATTTGCAGACGAAACTGCAGCGTGACCTGCGCCCGCTTTCGCCACCGCCTCCATAG
- a CDS encoding DUF3194 domain-containing protein: MEEIGIPELTSEQVEELCEIAEKAARKHILSKIPSNRISTLDITIDTEGTKPVTVNVDVGVTLSPLMKNHDVKRLVNEATEEAFASIERYLRALTCKSTK, translated from the coding sequence TTGGAAGAAATAGGTATACCTGAACTTACTTCTGAGCAGGTGGAAGAGCTTTGCGAAATTGCAGAAAAGGCGGCGAGAAAACATATCCTGTCAAAGATTCCTTCAAATAGAATTTCTACCCTTGACATAACCATTGACACCGAGGGGACAAAGCCCGTCACCGTGAACGTCGACGTAGGAGTCACCTTATCGCCCCTTATGAAGAATCATGATGTTAAAAGGCTGGTCAACGAAGCTACAGAAGAAGCCTTCGCATCTATTGAAAGATATCTGAGGGCGCTTACATGCAAATCCACAAAATAA
- a CDS encoding ATP-binding cassette domain-containing protein, which translates to MANRWAREDMAIIETTDLTYMYPAGTKLSLQDVSITVEQGEFVVLTGPSGCGKTTLCRCFNGLVPHFYGGKLEGNVVVTGLKVGEHSIYELARHIGLVFQNPENQLFALSVEKDVAFGLENLGIPRSDIRKQVDWALEITGITDLRDRPPHELSGGQQQRVAIACVLAMQPNVMILDEPTSFIDPVGAQKIFDVINELNKKLGITVILVEHRLDLASKYADHVIVMDEGKVVLDGEPREVFNSDSARLIGVGIPKATRLYQILKEKGVSLKKVPVNSEEASQLLREVLMHDRG; encoded by the coding sequence TTGGCAAATAGATGGGCGCGCGAAGACATGGCGATCATTGAAACAACAGACCTAACGTACATGTATCCAGCTGGGACAAAATTGTCTCTTCAAGACGTGTCTATAACGGTTGAACAAGGAGAATTTGTGGTTCTCACGGGTCCCAGCGGTTGTGGGAAGACAACTTTATGTCGATGTTTTAACGGACTTGTTCCTCATTTTTATGGTGGAAAACTTGAAGGAAACGTGGTAGTCACAGGTCTCAAGGTGGGTGAACATTCAATCTATGAGCTTGCTCGGCATATTGGCCTCGTTTTTCAGAACCCAGAAAACCAGCTCTTCGCATTATCTGTTGAAAAAGACGTGGCTTTTGGACTTGAAAACCTCGGGATACCCCGAAGTGATATTAGAAAACAAGTTGACTGGGCTCTTGAAATAACCGGCATAACTGACCTTCGAGATAGACCGCCGCACGAGCTTTCTGGAGGACAGCAACAGCGTGTAGCCATCGCATGTGTACTAGCGATGCAGCCAAACGTAATGATTCTTGATGAACCAACATCTTTTATCGATCCAGTGGGTGCCCAAAAAATCTTCGACGTGATCAATGAGCTGAACAAAAAACTGGGTATCACAGTCATCCTCGTTGAACACCGATTGGATTTAGCTTCAAAATATGCAGATCATGTTATAGTGATGGATGAAGGAAAGGTGGTGTTAGACGGTGAGCCTCGGGAGGTGTTTAACTCCGACAGTGCCCGTTTGATCGGCGTTGGGATTCCTAAAGCAACCAGACTTTACCAGATTCTCAAAGAAAAGGGCGTATCCCTCAAAAAGGTACCGGTGAATTCGGAGGAAGCATCTCAACTCTTACGGGAGGTCTTGATGCATGATCGAGGTTAA
- a CDS encoding ABC transporter ATP-binding protein: protein MIEVKDVYFTYPNGVEALSGVSLTIRDGEFIAIMGQNGAGKTTLVKHINGLLKPTKGEVAVDGVSTRKVSVAKLSRKVGFVFQNPDHQLFCETVEDEVAFALQNFGFKEPLIKKRVTWALSLLNLTRYRQTSPFMLSGGERKRVALASVLAWNPDVVILDEPTIGQDYRQKEKLRQFIVQLNTQGKTVIIVTHDVEFVAECNPHVILMAQGKIVAEGGAKETLTNRDLVAQAFIVPPQVSQIFFELSDLKLPTNVIDVYEARKVLLDRLEVSS, encoded by the coding sequence ATGATCGAGGTTAAGGATGTTTATTTCACCTATCCAAACGGCGTTGAAGCTTTAAGCGGTGTTTCTCTCACAATTCGAGACGGAGAGTTCATTGCGATTATGGGCCAGAATGGCGCGGGAAAAACAACCCTAGTGAAGCATATTAACGGATTGTTGAAGCCGACGAAAGGAGAGGTTGCCGTTGATGGAGTTAGCACTCGGAAGGTGAGCGTGGCCAAACTTTCACGAAAGGTAGGATTCGTGTTTCAAAATCCAGATCATCAGCTTTTCTGCGAGACTGTTGAAGATGAGGTTGCCTTCGCTCTTCAAAACTTCGGCTTCAAGGAACCGCTCATAAAAAAACGGGTAACGTGGGCTTTAAGTCTTTTAAATTTGACACGGTATCGTCAAACGTCTCCTTTCATGCTTAGTGGGGGTGAGAGAAAAAGGGTTGCCCTAGCTTCGGTTCTTGCATGGAATCCTGACGTTGTGATACTTGATGAACCAACGATTGGCCAAGATTATCGGCAAAAAGAGAAACTGCGACAGTTTATTGTTCAATTGAACACGCAGGGGAAGACTGTGATCATTGTCACGCATGATGTTGAATTTGTGGCCGAATGTAATCCTCACGTAATTTTGATGGCTCAAGGAAAGATAGTGGCTGAGGGGGGCGCTAAGGAAACTCTAACCAACCGTGACTTAGTTGCGCAGGCGTTTATTGTGCCTCCGCAGGTTTCGCAGATATTCTTTGAACTTTCAGATTTGAAGTTGCCCACCAACGTGATTGATGTCTATGAAGCAAGAAAAGTTCTGCTTGATCGTTTAGAGGTCTCCTCATGA
- a CDS encoding energy-coupling factor transporter transmembrane protein EcfT, with the protein MSVFDGFKFRRVYSPIHQLDPRVKFFYVLVMFVIAIMFNQLLPLILLFFIQLPFVFVAGVQREWVRSLRGALFFAIMIFLFNFVFQYFWTEYPLPPSPSLLEYSIAMTLRFIVLIESFSMFFLTTSPDHLGLALEQSHVPYEFCFAFTTAVRFVPVLAEEAQTIMDAQKARGLELERGNFIKKVRNYIPILIPLIVSAIRRSLELAEAMESRAWGATEKRTNLYVLEMERGDYILILISVLILIFAVYVWVFHREQIPLLTSFLAPLELTVTKIS; encoded by the coding sequence ATGAGCGTTTTTGACGGCTTCAAGTTTAGAAGAGTTTATTCTCCGATTCACCAGCTGGATCCACGAGTCAAATTCTTCTATGTTTTGGTGATGTTCGTGATTGCGATTATGTTTAATCAGTTGCTACCTCTCATTCTGTTGTTTTTCATTCAATTACCATTTGTGTTTGTGGCTGGTGTTCAGCGGGAGTGGGTTCGATCTCTGAGAGGGGCTTTATTCTTTGCGATCATGATTTTTTTGTTCAACTTTGTTTTTCAATATTTTTGGACTGAATATCCTCTACCGCCGTCTCCATCTTTGTTGGAATATTCCATTGCCATGACCCTTCGTTTCATCGTATTAATTGAATCCTTCTCTATGTTCTTTCTCACAACCTCCCCAGACCATTTAGGATTAGCATTAGAGCAAAGTCATGTACCATACGAGTTTTGCTTCGCCTTCACCACCGCCGTTCGCTTCGTTCCGGTTTTGGCTGAGGAGGCTCAAACAATTATGGATGCTCAGAAGGCTAGAGGGCTGGAACTTGAACGTGGGAACTTCATTAAAAAAGTGAGAAACTACATTCCCATTCTTATTCCACTCATCGTTAGCGCAATCCGTAGAAGCTTGGAGCTTGCTGAAGCGATGGAATCTCGAGCTTGGGGCGCAACTGAAAAGCGCACGAACCTCTACGTGCTTGAGATGGAAAGAGGCGACTACATTCTAATCCTCATATCTGTCTTGATACTAATCTTTGCTGTCTACGTTTGGGTTTTCCATCGTGAACAGATTCCACTGCTAACCAGCTTCTTGGCTCCCTTAGAATTGACTGTGACCAAAATATCCTAA